The window CACAATGGCACAATGTGGGCAAAAGTGCCGGATGTGGCCCCAATAGGTTTCTAAATGTGTGAGAACACCATTTGATTTAGGAGGCGTGTTGTCACATTTGACAACTCTCACTAAATCTGAAAATGGAGTATAACCAGCTGGTGGAGATTAAAACATAACTGAGAGAATGCTGGACAAACAGAAACTTCTAACAGTGATTAAAGCCCAATGTGCTTTGCAAATAAACAGCAGGCttttaatctatttttaatcagtttgagGTTGGTCCACAGCTCCCCCTTGTGGTGATTTAACATCAAGGAAGCACCTAATGTTCTTGACAGTAAAATACTTGTAAATTTTATGAATTCATTTTATGAATTTAAAATCAACTGTAATGAAAGCAAAATTAATTGTGCAATTGTACAATATTAGTTCTCACCCAGACTGAGAGGAAAGGGGCTGCTGGTGAAATTGAGGTCAAAATTCAGAGCAGAGCAACAAATAGGTCAGTGCTGCCTGTACTCTGCTAAGTGTTGCACTTTGTTCAGATAATCCATATACATGCCTCTGACTATACAGAAGTAGGGCAGGAGGACAGCGTACCTGTGCTGACACCACAGatataatcaaacagtttgTAAGTGGGTTTCCCAGTCAGGGCTTCTAGCTTCTGTAACGTCTGAAGGGCAACAATTCCCCTGAAAGTAGAAAGCCAGACAAATACAGGGATACATGCATGAGACGTTAGTAACCAACTCTTCATCAAGAGCACAAGATTTAAAGACTAATAGAAGAAGTGTACAACCTTTGACACTATAAACTTGATATCATCAACTCATATCTTAAAGTAAAGACGAGTGTGGGGGCAGGGGAGTGGAGCCGAGCGTGTACCTTAAACCTCCTCCATCTATGGACAAGATCCTTATTCCTCTGCCTTTGACAGGTTTATGATAGCCAACCAGAGCGAGTGCTTCTCTAACGGCTGCTCTCAGACCCGGATCGTTAGCCTGTTCCAGACGGAGGAGGCAAGGGATAACGTTCTCCTGACAAATACAAACATAGCATGACAGTCAGCACCGGAAACAGAAAATGCTGTCAATTCACCATGAAGTGGTGTGGACTAGAAACTGGGAATGTAGAGGTAGGATAGAATTTAACGAGAACCGTCTCTCTGTTACGAGACGTAGCTGCGCTCTCAAAACCAAAACTTCAATTCATAACGGGTGAACAAATATCAAAACAAGCAAAGTTCAGGCATGCATGAATAAACAGTCTTCTTTTTGATCATGCATTATATTCTCCTTGTTTTGATAATGCATCATGATTACTTCTTGTTAGATTTACTCTTTCCTTGTATTTTTCACCCCGCATCCCATCTAATTCTGCTGCCTGATATCAGTCAGCACATAGTTACATAAACCAGGGCACAAACTATGGACGCTTACTGAATCAGAGGTCATCCCCACTGTTTCCATGAAAAAGGCTGAAACCAGTTTCGCTGGTTCACCGGTCATTTATTCAGACTGAATTTAGCGAAGAATACACAGTGCAATCAATTTGCAATGAGAAATTAATGCTGACCTTCGTTGTCATGGTTAAAAATGGATGGGGGTCGATACTGGTGTGACCACTGCACATCTGTAAAACCTTgatcataaataaaacatgacagCTAAAGGTACTGCAAACAGACTGAGCAATGTGACCAAAATAAATGATGTCTGAAGagattcttttttcccctccctcaCAGCATGAGTGCATGAAGACTCAAATATCATTACATTTATTTCCGTAGCCATTTGCAAAGTGAGGCTCTCAACAATATGTGAAACCAAAAACTGgatttacagagaaaaacaaccTTTGGTTTAAAATACTCTAGATTAGTATCTGTGGTATCACTGATGTGACATAAATCTATGTAACAGTGCGCAGTCTGCATTTAGAGCTGTGTGTAACCTGCTGAGCGCAGCTCACAGACTGACATTTTGCAAGCATCGGAAAATTTTCAAATACAATCGGAAAGCATAACGTATATGATTCTCATGCTAATGCTGCAGAAGTTCAGCAACTGACCATACAGCATATACAAACCGTACATACATAACATGGAAATTAACATGCAAATAAAAAGAATCATGCTGCTGAAAACAGTTTTGACAACAATGTCAGctctataaaaaaacaaaacaaaacatcacacaCTTGTGGATGTTAATCTGctggaaaatgaaaaagaaaaaccatcTTTACGGTGTAATGCAATTGGCTGTTGTTTGTTGCCAAGCACGccgcacacacccacacagtgtttctgtgttttcagctctttatttacagttttgccTTTTCAGGCTGTTGTTGCTGGCTGGTTCGCACACTTGCTGCGACGATTGCTCACCCGCAACTGTCTGCTTTCAGTTCCCTCATCCTCTCGGATCCTGGCGTGCCGCCCAAATAGGGGAGGCATGATCTCCAGCTGTGTTGGTCAGTCTCCCCTGGCACTGCCCCATAAACCCACtgcaccacccctcccctgcagctgagccacagaCCACACCTCGCCACATACTGCTAAATATCTCACCTTCACTGCAACGCCACGAGTCTCTGGAAACTCCAAGAGGTGGTAACTTAAGTCCTCCACCCTGTTGATATAGACCTTTACATCTGATGCCCTGTGGAGAGCCTGAACCAGTGCCCGGGTTCGATTGTCCACACTCACCCTTGCAATAATCTGTgacataaaagcaaaaaaaaaaaaaaaaatacagtacattAATTCCTCACTAGGCAGATATGATGGTTGCGGCGAATATTATGTATGTGATTGATATATTATTTAATAtgttataataatatttaagaCCATGTATGTTATGCACATTTAAGTCAATCCAGCATTGCCACAAACTAGATGTCAGACTTGCTTATATCTCCACAACATAAAGGCCCCCGTAAGCCTATAAAGCGCCCTCTCTCTGTGGCCCTGTAACTTCTCAAGGGGGTTATTTTTGAATATAGCTTCCCAGAACTCCCAGAACAGCAAGTCGACATCCTTCCAGCAGACATATAGAATAACAAGGGCGCTGGTCAGAGTTTGAATTGTGGACACTCTGTTGTATTACACTATACTATACTGGATCATTTTAATATGCATATAATGTTTCactcaaacacagacaaaaagcGTAACCCACATAGACAAAATCTGGGACTATTGAAAAAAAGTTTATATTGAGTAGAATGAAAGCAGAAAGTCCTATAGCATACCCGTAGGATTCTCAAGGAACaagttattaaaaatatatggcTTACTACAAAAGGAAAAATTTATGAAAGAAATACTGCTGTGCTGTAAGCCCTACCTTTTCCCTTTGGTGCAGAAGTTTCTTGGCTTTCTCCTCCGCAGCCTTCTGCTCGTTACTAACCTCAGCCTGTTTCACTGACACGTCCTCTGATTTCTTTTCCTCCAGTACAGCGCTCGTGGACTCTCCTGTTCTGAACTTAGGAACAAGAGGTGCTATGTAGTTCCCAACAAATGCCTGCACAGTTGGAGCTGAATAAGACAGGTACTGTCCTAAACCCCTCTTTGGGGGAGCAGGGTCTTTCTTATCAGACACCGGCATGAGGTCTGAGGTTTGTTGATCCTGAGAGGAAGTGGAAGAGCTTTCAAGATGCTCTTCTTTCTTGTCCTGAGTGTTTATGCTGCTGCCAAAGTATGAGTTGACATGATTTGCTACATAGGTGTAAGTCTCACCCAGGTTCACTGAAAAGGTGCTCGGATGGAAGAGGTCTGTGGATTGTTTGGGCATTGTGCTCTTGCTCTCCAAATCATTCAGCGAAGGCTGGAGCTCCTCTTGCCTCCTGGAACGAGTAGCTTTGACACCAGGAGCAATACGTCTCAGTTTTTTCTCCCTCGGTTCAGTTACAGTTGGGACTGTAGCAGTGACAGTCTCTTGGGTAGAAGTCTGAGTATGAGTGGAGGTAATGGAACTTGTATCACATGTGGCAGAAGTGGAAAGGGACGGATTGGCAGAAGATCTCTGAACAACAGGTTTCTGAGCAGTTGATGCTGGAGAGAGAGCAGTATTAGAAGGATCGTAAGTGGATGTGACTGTATTCTCATCAGGTTTGGGCCTTGTCTCAACACTGGCTTCAGCATTTTTATCAGCCTTTAAAGCATTAGGTTTGAGTCTGGAGATCTTTGACATAAGCTCTGTATGTGTCCCACTCACAGCTTTGGAAACTGTGTCCAGCGTGTTCCTGACACGAGACATATGTCGGCTCAGGCCAGCAGACCACTTTGAAGCTGAAGTGTTCAAATACAGGGTGCTGGTGTGGAGGCCAAGCCGATGTCTAACTTGGTTACCTTTAAAGAACCCCACCTTGCGACCCTTGGCCCTCAGGTGGTGAATGTGCCTCCAGCTGAGATAGCATTCCTTATGGAAAACAGGCTGCTGTGCATGACTCTTACAGTGAAACGCACCACACAAAGGCAATGATGCTGCTGGTTTGTGAGCATGGGACTGCCATATAAGCAATGCTCTACTTATTTTCACCCAGGTATTTGAAGCCCATCTGTGATTCATATTCTTTCAGTCCACGAGGGTTTAACCCATTCGAAGAAATATCAAGAGTACACCCGTGCTTTCCCCATTCATTAACCtggtaatgaaaaaaaaagtttacatcACCACTACATACACCCAATATAGGGAAACACTGTATAGAATTAATAACCACAGAGCGTAATGCTATATCAATTCTGTCATTGTATCACACACTGTTTATATTAAATTGTTGACTTAAATTTGCAAGTCAATAAAGCCCTTTGGAATGAAtcgatttaaaaataaaaacgagagaaattatttttaagaattgcataacagaaaaaaaataccaaaagagtTCTTGTTAATCTGGTGTTTGAGTATCGCTCAACTTTTAACAAGCACACTATTTCATTAACTGTCACAGGTGAGAGGACAACAGGTTCACTTTTAACTATGTCAACATCAGCAACTAGCTAACAGAGTACCGCTAAACGCTAGCTTTTATACAGGCCgcacacaaaacaacaaggCATACCAGTCCTTTGTTTTGCTGTTTCACGAGAGACCAGATTCACTTAATCCTTGTATTAAACGGCCATCCTTGATTAACCATAACACAAAAGCATAACACCTTACGGGAGTGTAATAGATCGCTCGACCCGATGCCTAATTTCCAGAGTGATGTGACATCAACAGtcgaaagaaaaacaatggtcaCATGATCCTCCATCTTCGCTGCGATTGGGCAGTTGTCCTTTGGTCCTTTAAATAGTTTCTGTTGATTGGTTGAGCAGATTCTCTCCACCATTGACGGCTGCATAGGGTACACTTAATATGCTTTACGGTGTATGCCGAATGTGTCCAGGGGAAGCGGAGTCAGCATTTTCTATGAAGGAATTGTCCCCACACGTTTTTTGAAACTCGGGATTTGCTGTTAAAAATTGAAGCGCTGCAGGTGCAATGAAAGAGATGCTACCCAAATAGTTCAATCACATAAACAGCAAAAACTTTTGCATCAAAATTAAATACAACCACGTGTGCGTATTCAAATAGCTAAGTAACTAATGGCATTAGTTACTAAACTAATTAATTAGTTTAGTAACTAATGCCAGTGCCTGTGGGACTCACAACACTAATTATGGACATTTTAAGAAGGAATATTTACGGCATTGACCGACAGAGGGCAGATAAGATAGAATTCGTCAGGTCTAAAGAGATACCGCAAAACTAGCGAAGAAGACATGGAACCAGTCTCATTTCACACTACTCGTCTATAACACCTACTAATAACAACTTAATACCATGATGTTTGGTGTTGGTTAAACGGCTAATGACCGCTTGTGTAGAAAGGAAGCGGCAGACGACACCCAGACAGGTAATTGATTGAGCCTGAGCGTGAGTAGACTGTGATGGGGACCGCTAGCATGTGTTAGCCACGGTAGGCTAGTATTAAGAGAGGTTGGTGCCGccgtttaaaaatgtaaaaatttaaaaaaaaaatcctaattcAAGCAGCAGTAGCCTGTACTAGTTCTTTTCTTATTGGCTAAGTTTTCATTCTCCAAATGTAGGTTAAGACAGATGTTGCGTTTAAAAGGCGGTGGTTTTTCAGAGGCTAGGACATGTGACACTACCAGTTACACCGTGCTGTCTGGCTTGAAACGCACTAATTGTGCTGTACTTTTCTCTCTTGAATGACAGGACACTGGAGCCATGGCAGCTGCACAGTCTGTGCTAACGTTTGCAGTGTGCGTCCTCATGATAACAGAGCTGATACTTGCCAAGAAGGGCTACTATGACATACTGGGAGTGCCTAAAGGGGCCACAGAGCGCCAGATAaagaaggctttccacaagcTTGCAAAGAAATATCACCCAGATAAGAACAAGAGCCCTGACGCTGAAGTGAGATTTAGGGAAATTGCTGAAGGTACAgctgatttgtttattttggcGTCTTTTGGGAAAATTAGTAGTTATCTGGCATGTCTTGGATATGATTGTTATTGTAATGTAGCGTTTGAATTCACTATCAAACAGGAAAATTGATATTTAGACtgttaaaatttatatttatgagtgacaaataaaatgtgaacagTACAATGTGTGAATCTGATATtactaatactactactaataattaATGATAAGGAACACTGATGCATGTTGGGGTTTTCTTGGTGGCACATGTTGATCCAGTGGATAAGTTTGTCCTTTAATTGATCACCAATTACCTATATTACAGTTTGGTTAGCCATGCCTTTAGCCGGGGCTTTATCAGCCACACCTTTTTTAATGTTGAGATAATAAAACTCCCTCACTTTGACTGAATTTTGTCTTTCTGTATTTCTGTGCAGCTTATGAAACTTTATCAGATGAGGCAAGAAGAAGAGAGTATGATCAGTTCGGGGACACTGATGGGTACTTCAATGGGGAGACACAAGGCAAACACAGACAGGGTGCCCACCAACCTTTCACCTTCAGTTTTGATGACATATTTAAGGACTTTGACATCTACAGCCAGAACAGGCACGCCCGACACCGAAGACACTTTGATGAACACTCCAGGTCCCACAGCAGACATAAAAGACACTTTCAAGGTGGTTTTGGAGCCGGGATTATCAATGATATGTTTGATGATATTGAGAGAATGTTTACTTTTGACAGACAcaacaaacagactgaaaacCGGTTTCATGGTACGTCGAAACAGCACTGTAGGACAGTAACGCAGCGCAGAGGGAATATGGTAACTACTTACACAGACTGCACTGCATCATAGGGTGCAATGTAAATGACTTAAAAAATGCCTTAAAAGCATACagcatatttgtatttttcaagTTGAAGAAAGCCAGTTGGTTTAAAATACTGTGAAGCGTGAACATTTGTGTTAAGCACTGACATTCAGGAATGACAGGCACTGAATAAACAGGCAATTTAGcttagttttaaaattaaataagctATCTTTTTCCAACATATTTCCAGCATATTTTCACTTGTGAGTGATTGTTGTAGTTTTTTGCTTAGTGGTGAAGTAAGCTGTTTTGTCAGTATTTTTTCCAAGCACCTTCTTTTgataatgaagtttaaaaacatTATCTTGTTACAattgtggaaaaataaacaacataaaatttaagaaaaaatatatgttGCTCAATATTGCACAgaaatgtatgtgttatgagttCACCTACCACTATTTTGTACAGGTTCTTTGTAAAGGGTTTGTTATTGTAACTCCACAATCACATATACTGGCAGAAACAGTGGCAGCCAGCAGTGTTTTGCTTGCAGCTGTCAAAtgagcagaaacaaaaaacctgTAAACCTCTACATGTTGGTTTGTTTAacttgtgttttggagtttttacttgaaataataaaatattcttGTACTCTACAATGCTGGACCTTTTATGAACACTATGATCATGAAATTACAGCCAGTTCAACATGAAAGAAATTGGTTGATAGCTGGAAAGCTGAAAATACAAGTAAGAGAGGATTGTTTGGGACTTGGATTTAAGTGGAAATTGCTTCGTGTATGTTAATGTTTCAAGCCTCAAGATAATTTGTCAGATACAAATGATGTtgattcaaataaaatatgtttcacAAAGGTTTTGCAGGCCTAGCAGTGGTTCTCTGATTCACTGAGACCCACAATGTTTCTGACATGTATTACACAACATACCACAACAATGTATTGCCTCCAATATTCATTAATCATTAATAGCTAAAGTTTATATTTAAAGAAGTCAGCACAATAGTATCAGCAAACGCTAGTATGCTGAACTTAACATactcattttttatttgagttgtcaTTAATTAAAACGCttctttattgtttaaaaaatacattgtcAATGTTACATCAGTCTGGTTGTGTTATTTCCATTAAAAACGTGTTGTTGTGTTAGGCTATGTGTAAAGTAAATTGTGGAAGGACTGTTAAAACTGAACTGACTCGGAAGCATATAGGCTTTTAATGCCTCTTGTGTACTACAAGCATCAGTGCTGGTTGAGTTTAACACTGTTAATATTCCTCATTATTTCGCTCCTGTATGAAGTGCACTTGACACTCTGCTATAATGTAGTAAAATAAGCAATAGCCAGCGCATAATAAAATGTCCAGACAAAACTTTGATTTAGAATTAAATTTTTGTCTGTGTTCCTATAAATATTTTGACGCTCACCGTGGTTACTGTTGCGTTGCGGGAAAATAATTATTACGGCTCACGATGTAGCCTCTAGGAAATGTAGTTCGGCAACAATCGAATCCCGAGAAAGAGGTGTAGCTGCGTTTGACTGTCGTGAACGTCAAGTCCCATAATGCAACTGTGACTAACTACGTGCGTAGATGTCCGATCCGAAGACAAGCCAGTAGCTTTTAGCTGCGGGACATTGAATGACTTTGTACCCGTGTGCGTTAAGAAAGTTCTCTGTTTGACAGGTTTAGAATCGGCGCTAATGGAGGCACTTATACCTGTCATAAACAAGCTGCAAGACGTATTTAACACTGTCGGCGCAGACACAATCCAACTGCCGCAGATAGTTGTTGTGGGAACACAGGTGAGAGACGTCACTTTGCTTGAAAGCTAACTTTTAGTTAGCCTGCAGCAACTTATTGTTTTGACTCTTTGTCTTCACCgcagtttttctttcactttcacGCAGACACAGTACTTTCAACTGTCCATAAAAGCATAACATGGATTTTTAATTGTTGTAGTTTACTGCCATAGTAAACTAAGCAGAGTTACGGTTGACAGTTTACAGTAGTGTTTATCCACATGTTCTAGCCTTGTGGTCAGTCTccagaaaacaaaatcaaacgCTGTTTTTCTTAATAGAGTTACATAAAAAATTTGACCAGCCGTCTGTCGtttttatggaaaacacaattTATACTTACGACTTTATGAATAACCTAGACTAAATTTAAGTTTGCCAATTTCTGAAGAACACCTATCTACAACTAGTGCATCCCATCAGTATTTTTGCTGGCAATGCTTTAGAGAGATTTAATATACTATTAGTTATATTTATCGCATCTTTGTTAATATTACAGCGGTGAACAATTAATTAAAAACGCCTTTCACCCTGCTGTACCCAAGTGCAATTTAGTAGCACCACAAAAACTATTACTGACATGAAGTCAGCATCTATAATACAGTTTCTCACTACCTTGTGTATACATTGAAGCCTAAGTGGTTTAAAGTGGGAGGTTTTGCCTAAGGCTAATGGGATGTGACTGTCTCAGACGTATTGGCAGGGATGTGAGGGTGTTAGAGTAAAACAGGGCAAGCCAAAGGATGTTTTTGACCCATTAAGACCGGATGCAACGTGCTTGTGtctgttcttttaatgtttGTCCTTGTCAGTGCTCTGCTTCAGTTAAGGGCAGCTCAGAGATTGCACAGAAGGTtttaataattgttttttttctgtcttgtcCATCATTAGACCGACTTGTAGCAGTCAGACCAACTTTAGGTTTACTGCTACAGCTGCTGCTCCTACTGTGGAAGATTACCTGGCCGTTTATGCGCAATTTTCTAGCTATGTGAAGTATTTCACTTGACACTTGACACGTTGGAGATGATTCAACTACAAACTGAATCAAGCCTACAGCGCTATGCAAAAGTCTTGGAccacctttcttttctttatatttttcttccaaggagccagagtttcatgtattgtttttttttttttttaattggtctcAAAATAGTTGTCCAGACTTTGTGAAAGTCTTTAAAAGTTTTTCtctggacattggctgctttttatttcattttcagtccagtccttgtagcTGACCATTTTCAGGGGaatgttttcttgttgttgttgttttaagccacttaacactgacctaagAATCATTCAAGCATCAAAAACGCTCAAGAGCTAGTGTGAGTGTGTCCTTAAATATTTGAAGAATCTGGGCAAGTGGAGAATAAAAGAAGGCCTAAAAACCTACCTgtagcagatgaacagtattacacaagaactgaactgaaaatcagCGGGTCTTCAGTTTCAAATCATTCAAATCTTgctcctgaagactacttaaagaaattgcaaGAAAGTTTGCCttagagagttcaggctgtgaagaagaataaaggtggtcatacaaAAGTTTGACTTTAAAGCTCATTAGAATTTTACAAATTCTGTTTCTGCCTTATGTACTGTGTTTCCATATATTTTTGCAGGTTTAAATAATCGTTGCATTATTTCCCACTTTCCATGTAAAACATAAAGGAATGAGGGGTGGCTTGAGACTTTCACACAGTCCTGTATCAATAGAAACACCATTCGTTATACTGGTGTTAATGCCTTATAGCGCTTCCCTCCTGTGTGAACAAACATTGTGCACAGGTTAAAaaactttcatgtttttttagaACTCCAAACTTGAGTTCCTAAATTAATACTAGTTCCTCTACTAATGCCTGAAAACATCTGTTCAGTGAAAatgggcttttaaaaaaaaaatagtgtaaTGCTAACCTCACATGGGGCTTCCTGTGTGAGAGTACAGTAAAGAGAATCAGACCGAAAGTGATGCTTTTTGCTGTTATTTCTGACCATGTTATTAAAAACGATGTTCGATTAAATGAAGCCCTGATTAACCACAcaggtaaaatacatttattatggTCAGGAGGTTTTTCTTTTGCGTGGGGCACCAAAATCTCCTCTGTGAATGCAAAACTGTGTGTCAGTGAAGAGTGTTTTCTGTATGCAGAAAACAAATTTTTCTGGCCAATGAATGAGTCATTCATACTTGAGCCTTTTATATGAGGCGGTTTTGTTCTCCACCCAAAAGGAGAGAGTGTgtaattgggtttgtttgtctgtttgttaccAGTGTAGTGTCCACAGTTTTCTAAGTACTGTGTTTAAATTTTGCGTGGTGGTAGATACCAATAAAAGCTCGAGCTGATTTAATTTAGGTGAAAATCGGTGCAAGGTTACGCCCTTTGGGGGGAGTTTTGTTGTTTATGATCTTGTTGTTGTTACTTTCTACAGAGCAGTGGGAAGAGTTCGGTTTTAGAGAGCCTGGTTGGCAGGGATATTCTGCCACGAGGGACTGGTGTTGTCACACGCCGGCCTCTCGTCCTCCAGCTAGTGCACATCGACCAAGAAGACCGCAGAAAACCCACAGAAGAGAATGGTAACATAACTGTCTCCTCTTCTAATTTGTATGTTGATAatgaatatttatatttttctaaatAGTTAGTTTTAAAGTCAactttttacacattttcagCCTTTGGTGTTTGCTAACACATTTTTCAGGCTGGCATTTGTTTAGTAGTTGGATTAGTCCACTATGCTTCACATTTACTGACAAAATTTACAGctttaataaaatttaaaataaagggAGCTCTTTAAACAGATTCTTAATTGATTGTTATTGTTAGAGCAGTTAGAGTGACTTCGTATTGATGGATGGATAGTGTTATTATCTCTGATTGAGAACAGATGCCACCCGCttctcagtaaaaaaaaaaacaaaaacaaggaacTGAAATGTGCCAAGATCCTGCGTGTAGTTTGTCCTGTCCTCTGGGAATGACTGCAGAGTGACTCTGCATTACTGCAGAGTCTCATGCAGGGGCTGCAGATTGCCGAGTTAACTCTTTTCTCTCCTGTCATCTCTCTTTAACCGCAGAATCCAAGAAAAACGGACGCCTTTACAAAGGTTTCCTTTTCCCATGTTCTCTATCCCACTGTGTTTGTATCTTATGTAATCAGCCCCCCACCAAATCCAACGCTCCCCACCACCCATCTCTTTTCCATATTTGTCCCCATCTTGCCTTGTATTTGTATAGCTTTTCCAAAACTGCAAAACCATGTGGCTTCATCTCATGCCCTTCTGCCCAAATAGACTGGTGTCTGTCATTTGAAGTTTGTCAAAGAGACTTGGCATATTCTGGTCAAAAAATATACAATTTTGTTGAAAATAATTTTAAGGGCCTCATAGAGCAGCTTTCTTCAGATGAACAACAGACCCCAACCTGTTGATTATTGCATCAAAAATCAGcttactttgttttgtttttttttttttaatagcctTTCTAGGTTTCTGCTTTCCAGAATGCactttatttttgctttagGTTATTTACTCCCTTTACTGTTATGTGAGAAAAACTCTTCAGCTGTGGCACCTTCTCCTCTGAAGAGTTTATCTTTCACATCCTTGCCGgcagaaaacacatttaaatcagGGATGTAATAATAGTAACGTTTGTCTCAAGGCCACATCTGTCACGTAACCTGTATCTAAAACATCTGTCCTCGACTTTGTATTTCTGCAGGCATCGATGGAGAAGAATGGGGCAAATTCCTACACACCAAAAACAAGGTAGACTTTTCAGCCTGTTTTCCGCAAGGCTAACACTCTCATGCCACTGCTGTACTGTGTATTAGAAACATCTGAATATTTCATATACAAAGGTGAATCAAGACATATCCTTGTTCTTTGCCCCATATTTACTTTGACACATATGCATTGAACAACGACATTTTCTGGTTTTGCGGCATGCCTCAAATGTATAACATGTAACAAGATCAGGCACACACACCCTTTCAGCTGCTAAAAATATCTTTTTGGCCACAGGGCTAATGTCCTCCAAAGCTACATTGTGTCTTTTTCTGAGTTTCATTTACTGTAGTTCTTCATGTTTGAACAAATAAGCTCTTATGATGTGCTGAGAGCCTCGTGATATCAATTGGATTTTCTCAGGATTTCTTTGTAAGTGTTCCCTGTCATGTACTTTCTGCTCCTCTCGGCTGTCCTTGTTGTTTCAGTGTCaacaaatgctttttaaaattaatgttgcTCATTCTTACCCCCTTAATATTCATGGTTAAATCATCTTTT is drawn from Pelmatolapia mariae isolate MD_Pm_ZW linkage group LG7, Pm_UMD_F_2, whole genome shotgun sequence and contains these coding sequences:
- the dnajb9a gene encoding dnaJ homolog subfamily B member 9a — encoded protein: MTACVERKRQTTPRQDTGAMAAAQSVLTFAVCVLMITELILAKKGYYDILGVPKGATERQIKKAFHKLAKKYHPDKNKSPDAEVRFREIAEAYETLSDEARRREYDQFGDTDGYFNGETQGKHRQGAHQPFTFSFDDIFKDFDIYSQNRHARHRRHFDEHSRSHSRHKRHFQGGFGAGIINDMFDDIERMFTFDRHNKQTENRFHGTSKQHCRTVTQRRGNMVTTYTDCTAS
- the LOC134631227 gene encoding calcium-independent phospholipase A2-gamma-like isoform X1, translating into MNHRWASNTWVKISRALLIWQSHAHKPAASLPLCGAFHCKSHAQQPVFHKECYLSWRHIHHLRAKGRKVGFFKGNQVRHRLGLHTSTLYLNTSASKWSAGLSRHMSRVRNTLDTVSKAVSGTHTELMSKISRLKPNALKADKNAEASVETRPKPDENTVTSTYDPSNTALSPASTAQKPVVQRSSANPSLSTSATCDTSSITSTHTQTSTQETVTATVPTVTEPREKKLRRIAPGVKATRSRRQEELQPSLNDLESKSTMPKQSTDLFHPSTFSVNLGETYTYVANHVNSYFGSSINTQDKKEEHLESSSTSSQDQQTSDLMPVSDKKDPAPPKRGLGQYLSYSAPTVQAFVGNYIAPLVPKFRTGESTSAVLEEKKSEDVSVKQAEVSNEQKAAEEKAKKLLHQREKIIARVSVDNRTRALVQALHRASDVKVYINRVEDLSYHLLEFPETRGVAVKENVIPCLLRLEQANDPGLRAAVREALALVGYHKPVKGRGIRILSIDGGGLRGIVALQTLQKLEALTGKPTYKLFDYICGVSTGAVLGFMLGMFQIPLKECDDLYRKLGSDIFKQNVFVGTMKMGWNHAFYDSEAWENILKEKMGSHLMVETSRNPDCPKVAAVSTIVNRGTPLKAYVFRNYNLLPGMRSHYLGGCQHQLWQAIRATSAAPGYFQEFPLGNDLHQDGGLLINNPTALAIHECQCLWPDTPLECVVSLGTGRFESTGKSNAAYTSLKTKLTNVISSATDTEEVHAMLDAFLPPNTYFRFNPYMSEDFSLDENRQEKLNALQAEGLRYLERNEDKLKKAARILTREKSSIQKMTDWARLRVDMYNGLSFYSSKF
- the LOC134631227 gene encoding calcium-independent phospholipase A2-gamma-like isoform X2 gives rise to the protein MNHRWASNTWVKISRALLIWQSHAHKPAASLPLCGAFHCKSHAQQPVFHKECYLSWRHIHHLRAKGRKVGFFKGNQVRHRLGLHTSTLYLNTSASKWSAGLSRHMSRVRNTLDTVSKAVSGTHTELMSKISRLKPNALKADKNAEASVETRPKPDENTVTSTYDPSNTALSPASTAQKPVVQRSSANPSLSTSATCDTSSITSTHTQTSTQETVTATVPTVTEPREKKLRRIAPGVKATRSRRQEELQPSLNDLESKSTMPKQSTDLFHPSTFSVNLGETYTYVANHVNSYFGSSINTQDKKEEHLESSSTSSQDQQTSDLMPVSDKKDPAPPKRGLGQYLSYSAPTVQAFVGNYIAPLVPKFRTGESTSAVLEEKKSEDVSVKQAEVSNEQKAAEEKAKKLLHQREKIIARVSVDNRTRALVQALHRASDVKVYINRVEDLSYHLLEFPETRGVAVKENVIPCLLRLEQANDPGLRAAVREALALVGYHKPVKGRGIRILSIDGGGLRGIVALQTLQKLEALTGKPTYKLFDYICGVSTGMFQIPLKECDDLYRKLGSDIFKQNVFVGTMKMGWNHAFYDSEAWENILKEKMGSHLMVETSRNPDCPKVAAVSTIVNRGTPLKAYVFRNYNLLPGMRSHYLGGCQHQLWQAIRATSAAPGYFQEFPLGNDLHQDGGLLINNPTALAIHECQCLWPDTPLECVVSLGTGRFESTGKSNAAYTSLKTKLTNVISSATDTEEVHAMLDAFLPPNTYFRFNPYMSEDFSLDENRQEKLNALQAEGLRYLERNEDKLKKAARILTREKSSIQKMTDWARLRVDMYNGLSFYSSKF